The proteins below are encoded in one region of Macrococcus armenti:
- a CDS encoding PH domain-containing protein, with product MYFDDLSFYQPKSAVKYMYVKAIILFILLAVISSVIYFGIHHYLTVKYDFLIFLLLLYPLYKVLIGVRLRQKYTKYQLNRATLEVSSGAYFTKRMALPVDIMQSVCIKRGWLMEKYKLAQITVYTRGDSNVMPLMHTDDAERIASQIIERIKEIHYEH from the coding sequence ATGTACTTTGATGATTTAAGTTTTTATCAGCCGAAGTCAGCAGTTAAATATATGTATGTTAAAGCTATAATATTATTTATTTTATTAGCTGTAATTTCTAGTGTCATTTATTTTGGGATACATCATTATTTAACAGTTAAATATGACTTTTTAATCTTTTTGTTATTGTTATATCCATTATATAAAGTACTGATTGGTGTACGATTACGCCAGAAGTATACGAAGTACCAGCTGAACCGTGCAACGCTTGAAGTCTCAAGTGGTGCATACTTTACAAAACGTATGGCGTTGCCGGTAGATATTATGCAGTCTGTGTGCATTAAACGTGGATGGTTAATGGAGAAGTATAAATTGGCACAAATTACAGTGTACACACGCGGGGACAGTAATGTTATGCCATTAATGCATACAGATGATGCTGAGCGTATCGCGTCACAAATTATTGAGAGAATAAAGGAGATTCATTATGAACATTAA
- a CDS encoding DEAD/DEAH box helicase — protein MQKFRDLGISEPTINALEKMGFTEPTPIQTDSIPHTMAGRDVLGQAQTGTGKTGAFGIPLIEKVKGREGIQSLILAPTRELAVQVADQLKAFSRGQGVQVTTVFGGMPIDRQIRELKKKPQIVVGTPGRVIDHLNRRTLKTEDINTLILDEADEMMNMGFIDDMRFIMDKLPKENRQTMLFSATMPKAIQELVQKFMKNPIIVKTMTNIDSDPSIEEFYTIVKELEKFDTFTNFLDVHQPELAIVFGRTKRRVDELTSALISKGYRAEGLHGDITQAKRLEVLKKFKNDQIDILVATDVAARGLDISGVTHVYNFDIPQDVESYTHRIGRTGRAGKHGMAISFVNPVEMDYIRQIEKAKNRQMQALRPPTPGEVMKAREQDVKSKVKAWIEVDTEARIESIAKELIEEYGDVKLVASLLQELIQSNNDVDVQLTFEKPLGRKGGGKSYRGGRSGNRSGGGRNRKDGKDNRRKAFDRGNKGPKAKKSFKGRTFADHKK, from the coding sequence TTGCAAAAATTTAGAGACCTAGGTATCAGCGAACCTACCATAAATGCGCTGGAGAAGATGGGATTTACAGAACCTACACCGATTCAAACGGATAGTATCCCTCATACAATGGCAGGCCGTGACGTATTAGGCCAAGCGCAAACTGGTACTGGTAAGACTGGTGCTTTCGGAATTCCTTTAATTGAAAAAGTTAAAGGCCGTGAAGGGATCCAAAGTTTAATCCTGGCGCCGACACGTGAATTAGCAGTTCAAGTTGCAGACCAACTTAAAGCATTCAGTCGTGGACAAGGCGTTCAAGTTACTACTGTATTCGGTGGTATGCCAATCGACCGTCAAATTAGAGAACTTAAGAAAAAACCTCAAATCGTAGTAGGAACACCAGGACGTGTTATCGACCATTTAAACCGTCGTACATTAAAAACTGAAGATATTAACACGTTAATCTTAGACGAAGCTGATGAAATGATGAACATGGGATTCATCGATGATATGCGTTTTATCATGGATAAATTACCAAAAGAAAATCGTCAGACGATGCTTTTCTCGGCAACAATGCCTAAAGCAATTCAGGAACTTGTTCAGAAGTTCATGAAAAACCCGATTATCGTTAAAACGATGACAAACATCGATTCAGACCCTTCAATTGAAGAGTTTTATACAATCGTTAAAGAATTAGAGAAGTTCGATACATTTACAAACTTCTTAGATGTACACCAACCTGAACTTGCAATTGTATTCGGACGTACGAAACGTCGTGTTGATGAATTAACGAGCGCTTTAATTTCTAAAGGTTACCGTGCAGAAGGTTTACACGGTGATATTACTCAGGCGAAACGTCTAGAAGTATTAAAGAAATTTAAAAACGATCAAATCGATATTCTTGTTGCGACAGACGTTGCAGCACGTGGATTAGATATTTCAGGTGTAACACACGTATACAACTTTGATATCCCACAAGACGTTGAAAGTTATACACACCGTATCGGACGTACAGGTCGTGCGGGTAAACATGGTATGGCAATTTCATTCGTAAACCCGGTTGAAATGGATTACATCCGTCAAATCGAAAAAGCGAAGAATCGTCAAATGCAGGCATTACGTCCACCAACACCAGGTGAAGTAATGAAAGCACGTGAGCAGGATGTTAAATCTAAAGTTAAAGCTTGGATTGAAGTAGATACAGAAGCGCGTATCGAATCAATCGCAAAAGAATTAATTGAAGAATATGGTGATGTGAAATTAGTAGCATCATTATTACAGGAATTAATTCAATCTAACAACGATGTTGACGTTCAGTTAACATTTGAAAAACCACTTGGTCGTAAAGGTGGCGGTAAATCTTATCGCGGTGGCCGTTCAGGTAACCGTTCTGGTGGTGGACGCAACCGTAAAGACGGTAAAGACAACCGTCGTAAAGCATTTGATCGTGGGAATAAAGGACCGAAAGCGAAAAAGTCATTCAAAGGCAGAACATTTGCTGATCATAAGAAGTAA
- a CDS encoding UDP-N-acetylmuramoyl-tripeptide--D-alanyl-D-alanine ligase encodes MINRTLKWISDHVNGTLKAAFENVQISGVSIDSRNIYEGVLFIPFKGEHVDGHRYVEDAIQKGAHAALWQRDAGEAPEHLPIIIVDDTLTALQTFSKAYLMEVAPKVIAVTGSNGKTTTKDMIEAVLAPHFKVKKTEGNYNNEIGLPLTLCQLDEDTEISILEMGMSGFGEISFLSTLAEPHIAAITNIGESHMRDLGSREGIAKAKYEIVDGLNGPLFYDGDEPLLQPFVQSNKDAHRIGFSEDNEYYIHDLKTIENEIEFTVNNNIYKVPTIGSHNARNATIAIAIAKHLGISDAQINENFARLKLTGMRMEQLKGMNGATLINDAYNASPTSMKAAIDTIDQMHCQTKVIVFSDVLELGEDEKMYHEAVGRYIEGKAIDYVFTTGEAAKYIHEAAKPFVNTMHFDSKKAVTKHLKPMLNDKTTVLFKASRGMKLETIINELL; translated from the coding sequence ATGATAAACAGAACATTAAAGTGGATTAGTGATCATGTAAATGGAACATTAAAGGCAGCGTTTGAAAACGTTCAAATTTCAGGTGTATCTATAGATTCCAGAAACATTTATGAAGGTGTGTTGTTTATTCCTTTTAAGGGTGAGCATGTAGACGGTCACCGATACGTAGAAGATGCCATTCAAAAAGGTGCGCATGCAGCACTTTGGCAAAGAGATGCTGGAGAAGCACCAGAGCATTTACCGATTATTATAGTGGATGATACACTAACAGCATTGCAGACGTTTTCTAAGGCATATTTAATGGAAGTTGCTCCGAAAGTAATTGCAGTTACTGGCAGTAACGGGAAAACGACAACTAAAGATATGATAGAAGCGGTACTTGCACCGCACTTTAAAGTGAAGAAAACGGAAGGTAATTATAATAACGAAATCGGTTTACCGCTTACGTTATGCCAGCTTGACGAAGATACGGAAATCTCGATTCTTGAAATGGGTATGTCAGGATTTGGAGAAATTTCATTTTTATCAACACTAGCGGAACCACACATTGCAGCGATTACGAATATCGGTGAGAGTCATATGCGTGATTTAGGCTCAAGAGAAGGTATTGCAAAAGCGAAATATGAAATTGTGGATGGATTAAATGGGCCATTATTCTACGATGGAGATGAACCTTTATTACAACCATTCGTCCAGTCGAATAAAGACGCACATCGCATTGGATTTAGCGAAGATAATGAATATTATATTCATGACTTAAAGACAATCGAAAATGAAATTGAATTTACAGTAAACAACAATATCTATAAAGTGCCGACAATTGGTAGTCATAATGCACGTAACGCAACGATTGCTATCGCAATCGCAAAGCATCTTGGGATAAGTGATGCACAAATAAATGAGAATTTCGCGCGCTTAAAACTTACAGGAATGCGCATGGAACAGCTTAAAGGAATGAATGGCGCAACGCTTATTAACGATGCATATAATGCAAGTCCGACGAGTATGAAAGCAGCAATTGATACGATAGATCAGATGCACTGTCAGACGAAAGTTATCGTCTTTAGTGATGTACTCGAGTTAGGTGAAGACGAAAAGATGTACCATGAAGCGGTTGGACGTTATATAGAAGGAAAGGCAATCGATTACGTATTTACGACAGGTGAGGCTGCAAAGTATATTCATGAAGCAGCTAAGCCGTTTGTAAACACAATGCATTTTGACAGTAAAAAAGCGGTAACAAAGCATTTGAAACCGATGCTGAATGATAAAACAACAGTTTTATTTAAAGCGAGTAGAGGCATGAAATTAGAAACAATTATTAATGAATTACTATAG